A genomic stretch from Sphaerodactylus townsendi isolate TG3544 linkage group LG15, MPM_Stown_v2.3, whole genome shotgun sequence includes:
- the MMP25 gene encoding matrix metalloproteinase-25 isoform X1: MLLPALLTFFLFLRSIPRARAGPSNAHQITKGVEWLTRYGYLPPPDPMAARLQTPEELANAIRTMQRFAGVPMTGKLDAQTVEMMNRPRCSLPDIIGTSELMRRRRRRRRYALSDTGWKKKDLTWHVRSFPLDSTLPHDHIRNLFFYALKAWSKSSALTFREVHSGDADILVDFSRSYHEDGYPFDGPGGTLAHAFFPGEYPIAGDTHFDDEETWIYDPENKAPDHGTDLFAVAVHEFGHALGLAHSSAKESIMIPYYQGPVGLPHDYRLPLDDAMGIEQIYGKPHPGSRPDDDTPMLPVPTAPPMPDLPPFRPTQHTRPLSPERCKAHFDAIANIRGEMFFFKQKHFWRMQPSRNLVSLEPAQTLTRWFWERVSPNDSQSLYRSRCNVTHERAASNLYLSLIGSYYWVFHETRVTPGYPRPISDLGLPDNTVVGAAFVWPHNGKTYLLEKNQYWRYDDQLGRVESGYPKSVSLWEGVPTDLDDVTRWNDGKTYFFKGTQYWGFSGGNVQSDAGYPRSASQDWMYCQGAPTLSPPAPRHGTGQDKGMCICHGSAGKLAPLSAWILALIWVLC, from the exons ATGCTACTGCCGGCGCTGCtcacattttttctctttctccggAGCATCCCTCGGGCCAGAGCAGGACCATCCAATGCACACCAGATCACCAAGGGGGTG GAATGGTTGACCCGTTACGGCTATCTTCCTCCGCCAGACCCCATGGCTGCCCGCCTTCAGACCCCAGAAGAACTGGCAAACGCAATCAGGACCATGCAAAGATTTGCAGGAGTGCCTATGACTGGAAAACTGG ACGCCCAGACAGTGGAGATGATGAACCGGCCCCGTTGTTCCCTTCCGGACATTATTGGCACTTCTGAGCTGATGCGTCGCCGGCGCAGGAGGAGACGTTACGCTCTCAGCGACACCGGCTGGAAAAAGAAGGACTTAACATGGCA CGTTCGCTCCTTCCCGCTCGACTCCACCCTGCCGCACGATCACATCCGAAACCTTTTTTTCTACGCTTTGAAGGCGTGGAGCAAGAGCTCGGCCTTGACCTTTCGCGAGGTCCACTCTGGAGATGCTGACATTCTGGTGGATTTCAGCCGTTCCTACCACGAAGACGGATACCCCTTCGATGGGCCCGGAGGCACCCTGGCCCACGCCTTTTTCCCCGGTGAATACCCAATTGCTGGCGATACCCATTTTGATGATGAAGAGACGTGGATCTATGACCCAGAGAACAAAGCACCAG ATCACGGCACAGATCTCTTTGCTGTCGCAGTGCATGAGTTTGGTCACGCTCTGGGGCTGGCTCACTCTTCGGCCAAGGAGTCCATCATGATCCCCTATTATCAAGGCCCCGTAGGACTGCCCCACGACTATCGGCTCCCTTTGGATGATGCCATGGGGATTGAACAAATCTACG gTAAACCCCACCCTGGTTCCCGTCCAGACGACGACACCCCAATGTTACCGGTCCCTACAGCACCCCCCATGCCTGACCTACCACCATTCAGACCTACACAACA caCGCGCCCGCTATCACCTGAACGCTGCAAGGCCCATTTCGACGCCATCGCCAACATCCGTGGGGAAATGTTCTTCTTTAAAC AAAAACACTTCTGGAGGATGCAGCCCAGCCGTAACCTGGTTTCTCTGGAGCCGGCACAGACTCTAACACGGTGGTTCTGGGAACGGGTCTCCCCAAACGATTCTCAAAGTCTATATCGATCACGGTGTAATGTAACGCATGAACGAGCAGCTTCCAATCTGTATCTCTCTTTAATTG GATCATACTACTGGGTCTTCCATGAGACGCGGGTCACTCCAGGCTACCCCCGGCCAATATCGGATCTCGGCCTTCCTGACAACACGGTTGTGGGAGCTGCATTTGTCTGGCCTCACAATGGCAAGACATACCTCTTAGAAAAGAATCAGTACTGGCGCTATGACGATCAGTTGGGACGCGTGGAATCGGGGTACCCGAAGTCTGTCAGTCTCTGGGAAGGGGTACCCACAGATCTGGATGACGTCACTCGCTGGAATGACG GCAAGACGTATTTCTTCAAGGGGACCCAGTACTGGGGTTTTTCTGGAGGCAACGTGCAGTCGGACGCTGGCTACCCCCGCTCCGCCTCCCAAGACTGGATGTACTGCCAGGGGGCTCCTACTTTGTCCCCACCAGCCCCCAGGCACGGAACAGGCCAAGACAAGGGGATGTGCATCTGTCACGGGTCTGCAGGGAAGTTGGCACCCCTCTCGGCTTGGATCCTGGCCCTGATCTGGGTCTTATGCTGA
- the MMP25 gene encoding matrix metalloproteinase-25 isoform X2 → MAVSLPHPPLSSSDVRSFPLDSTLPHDHIRNLFFYALKAWSKSSALTFREVHSGDADILVDFSRSYHEDGYPFDGPGGTLAHAFFPGEYPIAGDTHFDDEETWIYDPENKAPDHGTDLFAVAVHEFGHALGLAHSSAKESIMIPYYQGPVGLPHDYRLPLDDAMGIEQIYGKPHPGSRPDDDTPMLPVPTAPPMPDLPPFRPTQHTRPLSPERCKAHFDAIANIRGEMFFFKQKHFWRMQPSRNLVSLEPAQTLTRWFWERVSPNDSQSLYRSRCNVTHERAASNLYLSLIGSYYWVFHETRVTPGYPRPISDLGLPDNTVVGAAFVWPHNGKTYLLEKNQYWRYDDQLGRVESGYPKSVSLWEGVPTDLDDVTRWNDGKTYFFKGTQYWGFSGGNVQSDAGYPRSASQDWMYCQGAPTLSPPAPRHGTGQDKGMCICHGSAGKLAPLSAWILALIWVLC, encoded by the exons ATGGCAGTAagtctgccccacccacctctctcaTCCAGCGA CGTTCGCTCCTTCCCGCTCGACTCCACCCTGCCGCACGATCACATCCGAAACCTTTTTTTCTACGCTTTGAAGGCGTGGAGCAAGAGCTCGGCCTTGACCTTTCGCGAGGTCCACTCTGGAGATGCTGACATTCTGGTGGATTTCAGCCGTTCCTACCACGAAGACGGATACCCCTTCGATGGGCCCGGAGGCACCCTGGCCCACGCCTTTTTCCCCGGTGAATACCCAATTGCTGGCGATACCCATTTTGATGATGAAGAGACGTGGATCTATGACCCAGAGAACAAAGCACCAG ATCACGGCACAGATCTCTTTGCTGTCGCAGTGCATGAGTTTGGTCACGCTCTGGGGCTGGCTCACTCTTCGGCCAAGGAGTCCATCATGATCCCCTATTATCAAGGCCCCGTAGGACTGCCCCACGACTATCGGCTCCCTTTGGATGATGCCATGGGGATTGAACAAATCTACG gTAAACCCCACCCTGGTTCCCGTCCAGACGACGACACCCCAATGTTACCGGTCCCTACAGCACCCCCCATGCCTGACCTACCACCATTCAGACCTACACAACA caCGCGCCCGCTATCACCTGAACGCTGCAAGGCCCATTTCGACGCCATCGCCAACATCCGTGGGGAAATGTTCTTCTTTAAAC AAAAACACTTCTGGAGGATGCAGCCCAGCCGTAACCTGGTTTCTCTGGAGCCGGCACAGACTCTAACACGGTGGTTCTGGGAACGGGTCTCCCCAAACGATTCTCAAAGTCTATATCGATCACGGTGTAATGTAACGCATGAACGAGCAGCTTCCAATCTGTATCTCTCTTTAATTG GATCATACTACTGGGTCTTCCATGAGACGCGGGTCACTCCAGGCTACCCCCGGCCAATATCGGATCTCGGCCTTCCTGACAACACGGTTGTGGGAGCTGCATTTGTCTGGCCTCACAATGGCAAGACATACCTCTTAGAAAAGAATCAGTACTGGCGCTATGACGATCAGTTGGGACGCGTGGAATCGGGGTACCCGAAGTCTGTCAGTCTCTGGGAAGGGGTACCCACAGATCTGGATGACGTCACTCGCTGGAATGACG GCAAGACGTATTTCTTCAAGGGGACCCAGTACTGGGGTTTTTCTGGAGGCAACGTGCAGTCGGACGCTGGCTACCCCCGCTCCGCCTCCCAAGACTGGATGTACTGCCAGGGGGCTCCTACTTTGTCCCCACCAGCCCCCAGGCACGGAACAGGCCAAGACAAGGGGATGTGCATCTGTCACGGGTCTGCAGGGAAGTTGGCACCCCTCTCGGCTTGGATCCTGGCCCTGATCTGGGTCTTATGCTGA